Below is a genomic region from Fusobacterium nucleatum.
CTCAGATAGAGTCGACAAAGACTTAGTTGATATACTTGCCTTTAATGACGTTATAGATAAAAATTTAACTTTACATATTGCAAAAGATTTAAAAGTAAAAGTTCCTAGTTCAGAAGTTAATAAACAGTATGAAGAACTTGAATCATCTATGGGAGATAAAGAACAATTTAGAAGAATGTTACAAGTTCGTGGACTTACAAAAGATTCTTTAAAAAATCAAATCGAAGAAAATTTATTAATGCAAAAAACAAGGGAAGAGTTTGCTAAAAATATAAATCCTACTGATGAAGAAATAAGTGCTTATATGGCTTTATATTCAATCCCATCTGATAAAAAAGAAGAAGCAGTAAATTTATATAAATCAGAAAAGGGAGCAGAAGCATTTAGAGAAGCTTTATTAAAAGCTAGAAAAGAAATGCAAATAAAAGATTTAGCTCCTGAATATGGAAATTTATTGGAAAAAACTGCTTATGAAGAAGAAGGATTTAGTATAACAAACCTTGATTTAGCTAGGGCTACTGCAAATGTTATGTTAGGACAAAAAATTTCTAAGGAAGATGCTGAAAAACAAGCAAAAGAAATGATAAGTAGACAAATAAAAATGGCAAAAGTAGCCAAAGAAAAAGGTGTAAAAGTTAATGAAAATTTAGATTCTATTTCTCAATTCCAAGATTATTATGTTGGATTAGCTGAAAAAGTTAGGGATGAAGTAAAACCTACTGATGATGAATTACAAAAATTCTTCAATGTGAATAGAGCAAAATACAGCATACCTGCAACAGCAGATGCAAAATTAGTCTTTATTAGTGTAAAATCTGCCAAAGAAGATGATGATTTGGCAAAAGAAAAAGCAGAGAAATTATTATCAGAATTAACTCCAGAAAACTTTACAGAAAAAGGAAAGAGTTTAGGAAATAATCAAGATATAATTTATCAAGATTTAGGAACATTTGGAACAAAAGCTATGGTTAAAGAATTTGAAGAAGCTCTTAAAGATATTCCTTCAAATACAGTAGTTAAAAAAGTTATAAAGACAAAATTTGGTTATCATGTTGCTCTTGTAAAAGAAAATGACAATAATCACCAATGGAATGTTGAGCATATTTTAATAGTTCCTTATCCTTCTGAAAAAACTGTGACTGAGAAACTTGAAAAATTAAATAAAGTGAAAGCTGATATAGAAGCAGGAACTTTGGCATTAAATGATAAAATTGATGAAGATGTAATTCAAAGTTTTGATGCAAAAGGGATAACTCCTGATGGGATAATACCAGATTTTGTATATAGTCCTGAAATAGCAGAAGCAGTATTTGGTACAGAATTAAATAAAGTAGGAATAATCAATCCTAATAAAGCAACAATAATTGTATTCCAAAAAACTAAGGAAGTAAAAGCAGAAGATGCTAATTTTGATAAGTCAAGAGAACAAGTAAAAAGTGATTATATAAATAAAAAAGTTGCAGAATATATGTCAAAATTATTCTAAAGCTAAGGGGAATAAACCAAATTTAAGGTTTATTCCCTTTTGTACTCTTATTTTAGGGGGCATTTATGTACTTTAAACAAGAAGATATAGACAAATTACTAGATAATTTAAGAATCGAAGAAGTAGTTGGAGAATTTATTGAATTAAAAAAAGTAGGTTCAAGTTATAAAGGATTATGCCCATTTCATGCAGATACTAATCCTTCTTTTTCTGTTACTCCTGAAAAAAAGATTTGCAAATGTTTTGTATGTGGCTCTGGTGGAAATGCTATAAACTTTTATTCAAAAATTAAAAATATTTCTTATACAGAAGCAATAAGAGAGTTAGCAAAAAAATATAAAATTAATATAAAAGAATATAATAACACTAATACAAATGAGAATTATGAAAAATTTTATCAAATTATGGAAGATAGTCATAATTTTTTTATAGAAAAAATATTTTCTCAAGATTCAAGAGGAGCTTTGGAATATCTTTCAAATAGAGGTTTAGATACTAATTTGATTAAAGAACATCAACTTGGATATGCTCCTCCTAAATGGTCAGAACTTTATGAGCTTCTAAATGGTAAAGGTTATAGTGATGAAGATTTATTAGCTTTAGGACTTATTAAAAAAAGTGAAGAAGGAAGAATATATGATGCTTTTAGAAATAGAATAATTTTTCCAATTTTTTCACCAAGTGGAAGGATAATTGCTTTTGGAGGAAGAACCTTAGAAAAAGATACCTCAGTACCAAAGTATATAAATTCACCAGATACGCCAATTTTTAAAAAAGGGAAAAATGCTTATGGTATTGAAAGGGCTATAAATATAAAAAATAAAAACTATTCCATCTTAATGGAAGGTTATATGGATGTTCTTTCTGCTAATATTTATGGTTTTGATACGAGTATAGCACCTTTAGGAACTGCTTTAACAGAGGAACAAGCTCAACTTATAAAAAGATATTCATCTAATATCTTATTATCTTTTGATATGGATAAGGCTGGAATATCTGCAACAGAAAGAGCAAGTTTTATACTAAAATCTCAAGGCTTTAATATAAGAGTTTTACAATTTGAAGAAAGTAAGGATCCTGATGAATTTTTAAAGAAAAATGGAAGAGAAGCTTTTTTAAAAGTAGTTGAAAATTCATTAGAAATTTTTGATTTTTTATATAATTTATATTCAAGTGAATATGATGTGAATAATAATATTATAGCAAAACAAAATTTTGTAGAAAGATTTAAAGAGTTTTTTTCAAATGTAGAAAATGATTTAGAAAAGGAAATGTATTTAAAGAAACTTTCAGAAAAAATAGATATTAGTGTAGATATTTTAAGAAAGACACTTGTTGAACAAAATAAAAAACATGTTATAAGAAAAGATTATATTGATATAAATCAAGAAAAGATAGAAAAAAAAGAATTTAAACAAGCTAATAATTTAGAAATGGCAATAGTAAAGATGTTATTAAGAAAACCCGAATATTATAGCTTTTTTAAGGAAGAAAAATTAGAAAGTGATATTGCCAATAAAATTTTTAAATTTTTTAATCAAAAAATAAAGGAAAATTTATTTTTTGATAGTAATATTATAATGAAAGAATTTAAAAATTATGTTGAAGAAAGTAATGATTTTTCTCAACATGAAAAAAATAATGAATTAGCAAGAATAATAATGGATTATGTCTTAATTCCAAATAAAATTGAAGAAGAAAGAGAAAATATAGAATTATTTAAGAGTTATCTTAGAGTAAAGTTAAAGCTAAGAGATAAAACAAAAGATGATATTGCTAAGAAAATTGAATTTGGAAAATTAAAAAAAGAAATAGCAAAAGCTAAAAGTGTTGAAGAATTTATAAAAGTTTATAATTCATTTAAGTATCTTTTTTAACTCTATTATAGCGAGGAGGATTATATAGTGAAAGAGCTAATAAAAAATGAAAAAGCTAGAGCTTTGATAAAAAAAGCAGTAGAAGAAGGGATTATAACTTATGAAGAAATTAATGAAGAATTAGGTGATGATTTTCCAGCTGAAAACATAGAACAACTTATTAATGAAATGCTTGAACAAGGGATTAAAATAGTTGATGAGGAACAATTAGATGAGTTGGCTGAAGATGAGTTAAGAGAAAAAGGTATAGAAGATGATTTCACAGACAATGAAGAGCATGATGATTTATTAGAAGATGATTCAGAAGATAAGATAGATGAAAATGATGAAGAACATGATGAAACAGAAGAACATTTTACAGAATTTGATGATGAATTTAATCCAGAGTACATAGAAGATGTAAGTGAAGATGAGTTAAGTAATGAAAAATTATTGAATTTAGGTAATAGTGCAAAAGTTGATGAACCAATAAAAATGTATTTAAGAGAAATAGGGCAAGTTCCTCTATTAACTCATGAAGAAGAAATAGACTATGCTAAAAAAGCCTATGAAGGTGATGAAGAAGCTAGTAAAAAACTTATAGAATCAAATTTAAGACTTGTTGTGAGTATTGCTAAAAAGCATACAAATAGAGGATTAAAACTTCTTGATTTAATACAAGAAGGGAACATAGGACTTATGAAAGCTGTTGAGAAGTTTGAATATACAAAAGGATATAAATTTTCAACTTATGCTACTTGGTGGATAAGACAGGCTATAACGAGAGCAATAGCTGACCAAGGAAGAACAATAAGAATACCTGTTCATATGATAGAAACAATAAATAAAATAAAAAAAGAATCAAGAATATATCTACAAGAAACGGGAAAGGATGCTTCTCCTGAAATTTTAGCTGAAAGACTTGGAATGGAAGTTGATAAGATAAAGGCAATTCAAGAAATGAATCAAGAACCAATATCACTTGAAACTCCTGTTGGAAGTGAAGAAGATAGTGAATTAGGAGATTTTGTTGAAGACCAAAAAACAACAAGTCCTTATGAAGCTACTAATAGAGCGATTTTAAGAGAAGAACTGGATGCTGTTTTAAAAACATTGAGTCCAAGAGAGGAAAAAGTATTAAGATACAGATATGGACTTGATGACAGTTCTCCTAAAACATTGGAAGAAGTTGGAAAAATATTCAATGTTACTAGGGAAAGAATAAGACAAATTGAGGTAAAAGCCCTTAGAAAATTGAGACACCCTAGTAGAAAGAAAAAACTTGAAGATTTTAAGGTAGATTAGTTAGGAGGGAATATTTTGAAGCTTTTAAGTCTTGAAAAATATTTACTTAAAAATAGTTTAGATGATGAGGAATTTAAAAAACTTGTGTTTGAAATTTCAGAAAAATTAGAGTTAGAAGTACTTTCAGAAGATAGAAAATTGAGTGATGAGGAAATAGATTATGAATATATTGATTTTCTTATAGCTGAAACTCTTGAAAATCTGAAAGATGATGTTTGTACTTGTGAAGTTGATTGTGGAGTAGAGGATTGTTGTGGAACAAGGGTTGAGAAAAATCTAAAAAAAGTCTATGAAATAGCCCTTTATATGTTAAGAGATGGAATATCCTATGAGGATTTAACACAAGAAGGGATTATTGGATTGATTAAGGCACATGAACTTTTTGAAGATGATAAAGACTTTAATCTATATAAAGACTACTATATAGCAAAAGAAATGTTTAATTATATAAATAATTATGCTAATTATAGAAAATCAGCTTTTAAAGATTATGCTGAACATGAAATTCATAAGGATAGTCATTTAAAAGTTTCTTTGAAAGATAGAGATAAGTCAGAAGAACTAAAAAAACTTGAAAAAGAAAATAAAGAAAAACATATTGAAGAAATGAAGCATTTAGAAAAAAGAGCTGAAACTTTGTTTGATTATCTAAATTTAAAATATAGATTGAGTAAAAGAGAAATTGGAGTTTTGGTACTATATTATGGACTTGATGGACATAAGAAAAAATCTTTCTCTCAAATTTCTGAAATCACTAAAATAGATGATGATAATTTAGATAAGATTTTAAAGGGAGCTATGTTTAAATTATCAAATGTTGATGAAAAGGTTGAGCTATGAAAGCTAGAGATATTATAAATATTTTAGAAAAGAAATTTCCTAAAATAAATGCAGAAGAATGGGATAATGTTGGACTTATAATAGGAGATTATGATAAAGAAGTTAAAAAAATTCAATTTTCATTAGATGCAACATTAGAAAGCATTGAAAATGCTATTTCTGAAAAAGTAGATATGTTAATTACTCATCACCCTATTATATTTAAAGCTATTAAAGATATAACTGAGCAAAATATTTTAGGGAAAAAAATTAGAAATTTAATAAAAAGTGATATTAATGTTTATGCTATACATACAAATTTAGATTCAAGTATTGAAGGATTAAATGATTATGTTTTAAAAAAAATAGGAATTTCAGAGTATAAGATATTGGATTTTGATGAAGAAAAAAATTGTGGTGTAGGAAGAATTTTTAAATTAAATGAAGAAAAAAATTTAAAAAACTTTATAGAAGAACTTAAACTAAAATTGAAAATTTTAAATCTAAGAGTTATAAGTGATGATTTAAATAAGAAAATTAAGAAAGTAGCTCTTATAAATGGTTCTGCTATGAGTTATTGGAGAAAGGTTAAAAAGGAAAAGGTTGATTTATTTATAACAGGAGATGTTAGCTATCATGATGCTCTTGATGCCTTGGAAAATGGTTTAAATGTAATTGATTTTGGACATTATGAAAGTGAACATTTTTTCTATGAAATTTTGATGGAAGAATTAAAAGAGAGTAATTTAGAATTTTTAGTTTTCAATAGGGAACCAATATTTAAGTTTTACTAATGATATGGAGAAATTATGAAAAAAGTAATGATTATGTTTTTATTTTTGTTATCTTCAATTTTTAGCTTTGCAACTATAAATGATAATCTTAATCTTTTAAAAGATGAAGAAGAAAGTGAAATAAATGAAAAGATTGAAGAAATACAAAATGAAAAAGGTTTGACAATATTTGTAAATACATTGGCAGAAGATGAAGGGTTTGCTATTTCAGATCCAGAAAGAGCAATGATATTAAATCTTAAAAAAGGAGATAAAGAAGTTTATAAAGTTGAACTTTCTTTTAGTAAGGATATAGATGTTGAAGATTATCAAGATGATATCAACACAACTCTAAGTGATTCAGCAGAATTATTAGAAAGAAAAGAGTATGGGAAATATATTCTGACTGTACTTGATGGTGCTGGTTCTGTCTTACAAGAAGTTAGTATAGAAGCTTTAAATCAAATGACAATGACAAAAGAACAAGAAAATAATAGTACACCAATTATGGTTGCAGCCTTTGTTATAATAATTTTATTTATTGTTTACAAAATGTATGCTGCATATAAAGATAAAAGTAATCAAGAAGAAGATGACTAAAAAAATTTTAGGTATTCAAGTTAATCGCTGTCTTTATGGCAGAGGAAAGTCCGAGCTCCACAGAGCAAAAGGGTAGCTAACGGCTACTA
It encodes:
- a CDS encoding sigma-70 family RNA polymerase sigma factor, translating into MKLLSLEKYLLKNSLDDEEFKKLVFEISEKLELEVLSEDRKLSDEEIDYEYIDFLIAETLENLKDDVCTCEVDCGVEDCCGTRVEKNLKKVYEIALYMLRDGISYEDLTQEGIIGLIKAHELFEDDKDFNLYKDYYIAKEMFNYINNYANYRKSAFKDYAEHEIHKDSHLKVSLKDRDKSEELKKLEKENKEKHIEEMKHLEKRAETLFDYLNLKYRLSKREIGVLVLYYGLDGHKKKSFSQISEITKIDDDNLDKILKGAMFKLSNVDEKVEL
- a CDS encoding Nif3-like dinuclear metal center hexameric protein; translated protein: MKARDIINILEKKFPKINAEEWDNVGLIIGDYDKEVKKIQFSLDATLESIENAISEKVDMLITHHPIIFKAIKDITEQNILGKKIRNLIKSDINVYAIHTNLDSSIEGLNDYVLKKIGISEYKILDFDEEKNCGVGRIFKLNEEKNLKNFIEELKLKLKILNLRVISDDLNKKIKKVALINGSAMSYWRKVKKEKVDLFITGDVSYHDALDALENGLNVIDFGHYESEHFFYEILMEELKESNLEFLVFNREPIFKFY
- a CDS encoding peptidylprolyl isomerase → MSIRKFRKKMKPFIIILTVVFILSLAYGGYESYRTSRANKKAQEAMLLNKDYIQKIDIERAKQELSQTYSDRVDKDLVDILAFNDVIDKNLTLHIAKDLKVKVPSSEVNKQYEELESSMGDKEQFRRMLQVRGLTKDSLKNQIEENLLMQKTREEFAKNINPTDEEISAYMALYSIPSDKKEEAVNLYKSEKGAEAFREALLKARKEMQIKDLAPEYGNLLEKTAYEEEGFSITNLDLARATANVMLGQKISKEDAEKQAKEMISRQIKMAKVAKEKGVKVNENLDSISQFQDYYVGLAEKVRDEVKPTDDELQKFFNVNRAKYSIPATADAKLVFISVKSAKEDDDLAKEKAEKLLSELTPENFTEKGKSLGNNQDIIYQDLGTFGTKAMVKEFEEALKDIPSNTVVKKVIKTKFGYHVALVKENDNNHQWNVEHILIVPYPSEKTVTEKLEKLNKVKADIEAGTLALNDKIDEDVIQSFDAKGITPDGIIPDFVYSPEIAEAVFGTELNKVGIINPNKATIIVFQKTKEVKAEDANFDKSREQVKSDYINKKVAEYMSKLF
- the rpoD gene encoding RNA polymerase sigma factor RpoD; this translates as MKELIKNEKARALIKKAVEEGIITYEEINEELGDDFPAENIEQLINEMLEQGIKIVDEEQLDELAEDELREKGIEDDFTDNEEHDDLLEDDSEDKIDENDEEHDETEEHFTEFDDEFNPEYIEDVSEDELSNEKLLNLGNSAKVDEPIKMYLREIGQVPLLTHEEEIDYAKKAYEGDEEASKKLIESNLRLVVSIAKKHTNRGLKLLDLIQEGNIGLMKAVEKFEYTKGYKFSTYATWWIRQAITRAIADQGRTIRIPVHMIETINKIKKESRIYLQETGKDASPEILAERLGMEVDKIKAIQEMNQEPISLETPVGSEEDSELGDFVEDQKTTSPYEATNRAILREELDAVLKTLSPREEKVLRYRYGLDDSSPKTLEEVGKIFNVTRERIRQIEVKALRKLRHPSRKKKLEDFKVD
- the dnaG gene encoding DNA primase, which gives rise to MYFKQEDIDKLLDNLRIEEVVGEFIELKKVGSSYKGLCPFHADTNPSFSVTPEKKICKCFVCGSGGNAINFYSKIKNISYTEAIRELAKKYKINIKEYNNTNTNENYEKFYQIMEDSHNFFIEKIFSQDSRGALEYLSNRGLDTNLIKEHQLGYAPPKWSELYELLNGKGYSDEDLLALGLIKKSEEGRIYDAFRNRIIFPIFSPSGRIIAFGGRTLEKDTSVPKYINSPDTPIFKKGKNAYGIERAINIKNKNYSILMEGYMDVLSANIYGFDTSIAPLGTALTEEQAQLIKRYSSNILLSFDMDKAGISATERASFILKSQGFNIRVLQFEESKDPDEFLKKNGREAFLKVVENSLEIFDFLYNLYSSEYDVNNNIIAKQNFVERFKEFFSNVENDLEKEMYLKKLSEKIDISVDILRKTLVEQNKKHVIRKDYIDINQEKIEKKEFKQANNLEMAIVKMLLRKPEYYSFFKEEKLESDIANKIFKFFNQKIKENLFFDSNIIMKEFKNYVEESNDFSQHEKNNELARIIMDYVLIPNKIEEERENIELFKSYLRVKLKLRDKTKDDIAKKIEFGKLKKEIAKAKSVEEFIKVYNSFKYLF